tatttataatagatatatatatagatcttatagtaccttatagtaccttatagcaccttatagtttcttattataagtaattttaaatattttttttagtgttattagctataattaatatagtatatttatatactatattttagggctatatattatagtataaggctatatattattctttacagtcttattttaagccttttaatataaatttatttttttatattatattaatctttcttttaaccttataataagctctaaaGAGTGCCtccttattaaccttaatgctttctgtatttaaattaaataataaaagtattataactaaataactgcagataatattatatagcgtattttaattaagtttaatatttctacctcttataaagtattatattaatatctttagacttaGCAGTTAgattagataatatctaatataacTTAGGCctaaatagaaaatactaaagcattataaaattatattaaaaagcttttctttaaaaatattcttaaagataaaaatatccttttctagttataaaaggaaggctttatagtaactaatagAgggctaattaaaatataataaagccttagccttttatagcatTAGATCCTTAAGTAGAAAGAGGagtaacttattaaattatactatttctttaagaataatgccttactaaatactaaattatagttatttagttagatatatctctatatttatatttagtaaaaatagctatctttaagttaataggcactatataaagcattttataactttatgcctataaatataactaattaatagaatataatataatactattaaactaaatagatagtatttaggcctaactttatttagttaattaatgcttataataaattaaaggtataggggattaaaatatatatattaattaatatatacttatagtatattatatagctatatattaatatattagctaatatattataaagtatacttaagtaatacctttatattctagagaattaagagagtatacctcttattatttaattaaattatagtaataagacttttataatagttagggcttatttttaccttttgTAAGCGCAGAGCTCCctataggctactatagcttaatagatataattctataattattaaatatatagtaaaagtatatataataaaaagattaagagTTAGTAGCACTAACTTAGCGATAATTAAGTAAGGTATTgggcatatatatatatatatatatatatatatatatatatatatatatatatactatatatagtaNNNNNNNNNNNNNNNNNNNNCGTTTCTCTGctaattctattttagaTTAAAttgctattttatatctttttatgccaattatatatataaaactctttaaatttatatatatatagaatttatattatatttataaatagtataataggctatatattctttctGGTTAGCcttaagtcttatattattagctagaGATCCGCAAAATAagaagttatatttatttaatactatttaattaattatagcctcttaaagagctttttaaatataataatattaattttaatatatatttgccctaggatataattatagtatataaaaagattcttaaagggTAGATCTTTCCCTAAGATAtccctaaaaacctaaagctctctatatacttatatttataggcataatTAAAAGCATATATACTTAGCAAGAAACAGCCAGCTATTAGTCttctagaaatacctataggtaggattaattatatatagtcttatttagctatatataatattaatatatagctacttaattaagagacttaaggtaatattaattaaaataaaattaattatagggttaaaagctagccttatattattccttaaacctttatagtaaggcctttaattataaagggtgccctttagctttttcttaatcttatttctctttatcttttttacctctttaatctttatctaatattatagattaaagaaatgccttaaatatatttaaatctttatattatctctcttttttaccttttatctttttagccttaaccttaaccttaattttagttttaatattattctctttccttttattttatatagattctttcttattctttatttcctttttaatctttattatatactttaaagtaggtattttagtttctGCTTACTTAATTGCctacttattaggctataaggtattactatttcttaaattattttatatattaaagtataaaaatataagagAAACTAGagctttagcctttatagagagtataatacttattgccttaaaaaagtcctttagctataaggtcttataaatagtatctctatatataataagtctatttaaatatatattaataatatagttattaataagcttttactttattaataagaactctttatagtagcttaatataataaaataaactattttattataaaataaaaatataaagcctaatagggctataatcttacttttaatatttttacttttaatttctttattatactttaatataaaaatgcctaaaataacttccttaaggtatcctaaagtaatataaaatatagcctttagtttaataataattatacttttatagcttattactgtAATACTATACTACTAgcttttaatagctatattaatagtattaatatatataatagggattaattatatttatttagtttaaattattattaaattaggccTAAAGgggctatttatagtaaggttaataaccttaatagctttaataagtaattattaataaaataggtaaaaacTAACTTCTCTaagggcctttaattctatataaagtttattatagctatagccAGTTTTAAGgtaaaatttaatataatttataataataaaagtaaaagtaaatagtttagttttaaatagtatactataggcttatataggtatatataagagagaggGCTATAACCTTTAGTATAGGCCTTAGTctatagtgctatattatagtaataatatttaatataataatattatattgcctagaagcctaaaggggcctttagtgctatattagggtagatagagtaaaaaaaatcccttaagatgaattttggcacagatgtcgatttggccttccgtaACATACGCGGAGGTGACGCTTATCGGAGCTGCCCCACGGTATTTGAACTTTCTGATGTAAGCATATGAAGATCAACCTAcactcttctcctctcccttTGCTGCATAACTAACGTCCCATTTCAATCATTCAAGATGCCTTCTGTCGTAGTGTTCCGTGGCGCAGCCATTCACTCCATCGACCTCCAAACACTGGAATTTGTCGACGATGCAacactcatcatcaccgacgGCCTCATCACGGGATTTTGGAAGAACTCTGCCGATGTCCCCAACGATGCATTTCCCTCTGATGCCAAAATCCACAGTCTTCCTCACGGTGAATTCCTCATCCCCGGATTTGTTGACACTCATAACCACGCTCCCCAATGGCCGATGCGGGGTCTTGGCCAAGGTCTTCATATCCTCGATTGGCTCGACCAAGTGACCTTTCCCTTTGAAGCGCGCTTCTCTGATCCAGAGTATGCGAAAAAGATGTATGAACATACCGTTCAGGACTTTCTGCGACAGGGAATCACGACTGCTTCATACTATGGCTCCCGTCATGCTGAAGCGACACGCATTCTAGCAGACATATGCCACGCGAAAGGCCAACGCGCGTTTGTTGGAAAATGTAATATGGACAGAAATGCACCAGATTATCTTCGTGAGGAAAGCGCAGAGGACTCTATTCGCGAGACCAAGGAGTGCATTGCTCATATTCGTGCCCTAAGATCCGCCGGAGAGGGTCAAGAGGGGTTGGTGAAGCCGGTTGTCACACCAAGATTCGCAATCTGCTGCACTGACGAGCTTCTTCGTGGCCTTGGAGACATGGTACAGGCAGACGATACTCTGGCCATGCAAACACATTTCAACGAAGCTCAGCAAGAGATCGACTTCACCAAAGAGCTGTTCCCTCAGTTCAAAGGGAGCGAGGCTGATTTGTATGAAAGCTATGGTCTCCTCAACAAGCGCAGCATCCTTGCGCACTGCACCATCATGACCGACTACGAAAAGGAACGTCTCGAGGCGCTGAAGTGTGGTATAGCTCACTGTCCCATTGCCAACATGACCGTCGGCGGTGGTTTCATGGTAGCGCCTATCCGCGATTTCCTCCGTCGCGGGATTAAATGCGGTCTTGGTACCGATAGTGGAGGCGGCTGGGCATCTCAGATGCTATCGGTCATCAGACAAGCGATGATAGCTTCAAATGCCCGAGAGGTTATGTCCAAAGGTGATGACAAGGCTCTCTCACTTGAGGAAGTGTTCTACCTGGCGACAATGGGGGGCGCCAACGTGTTATGTCTCGAAGACAAGATTGGGAACTTTGAAGTTGGTAAAGAATTTGATGCCATTTGGGTAGCTACAACAACAGGACTGCAGTCCGCTATGACTCCtagagaggaggaagactcACTAAGGGGGTTATTCGAGAAGTATGTTATGACGGGCGATGATAGGAATGTGGCACAAGTTTTTGTCAAGGGTCGTAGAGTTGCGGGGAGCCGAGAGTATGACTAGCTCGGGCAGGCTCTAGAGTCTTCCTCGGGCTAACATGGAGCTTATGTGCATATAGTGGTCTGGCGATCAACAACTCATGCTGGCTTACATCGACTGCACTTCAACAAGTCACCActtttacttcttcttcttcttcttcttctttaagAATGCCTACAGTTTGATGTTTGTCGCTAAGCACTAACCAAGCCAGATGTGTTAGCAGTCAAAAGATGTATCATAATAAAGCTCGACTACCGTAGACCTAAGcgtctcttcctctcacGTTCCGCATCCATACATGGTCGGCAAGGCCGACTCGAATGTTTGTCCTCCCACCCCAATGATATGTTGCACTGTTCTGTTCCTTTGTAAAGGCAAGGAATTTCTTCATGGTGCCACGAGATGAGGTGACTACAGGTTCCCCAATGTCGTACCATCATAGTTTTGCACATTTTGGTTCAGATCGAATGGTGACAAGTTTGATAGTTGTTTACTTTGTGATAAGGTCTATTTGTGCGAAATCTTTTCTCGTGATGTTAGAAACGTTGAGGGGAGAGGTCTGAGGAGAGCTTTTTGTACGTAGAGTGGCTTTCTGAATGGAGGTATGTCACCGTTGTATCTCAGTCACAGCTCTGGCTATGAATCACATGAACAAGTAGTTCAAATTCAAGGTGTTCTTACCAGGTCCATTGCATGGTGATCTATGATCAATTTACCTCCAGGCTATAGGCGTGTGGccttttttctctcctcttcctctgccaGCTTCTTAGCTTCATCACAAGGAAAACAGTCTGTTTCTATCGATCTACTTGGGTTCAGTTCGAGGCCAGCACAACTTCCACTGTCCTTGTTACCACAGTCTAAAGTCTGGACCTCATGAGTGATTTCATGACCGCATTTGCCAATGACAtgtgtgatgatggtgatacacatgttgatgctgtttgCGTAACTACTCGCGTCAAGTCAATGTATTACGACTTCGGTTTTATTTCTAGCTAGACATACAACCACGTCGAGGCATACTAATTTATAGTCATTGTAGGTCACTGGATcatatagaaaatagagaGTGGTGAGCTCACACAAACAATCATTGGTGATCACTGATAACGGCGTACTGCAGGATGGATCTTGCTTCGCCAATCATAATCATCGAATCAATCGCTCACTAATCCATATCAGGTTAGCCGTTTCTAAGCTTGATTAAGTTCACTCGggtcatcatccatctccgCTTCGTGACAGATGTTTCATCcctctttcttcatcagcaAAATCTCTTTATCACGAGAAGTACAACAAATATGGAAGGGCAGCTGAGACTAGATCGGCTACCGCCAGAGATCTTCTCGATGATCTTGCGCAAGCTCGAGCCACGTCAAATCAAGCCTCTTATGCAGACCAGCAAGACCATCAACGCAATGGCCAAGTCAATGTTTTACAGGAAAATGATATTCTCCAGAGATAGACATTTTAGACGGTTTCTGAGAGTCGCTAAAGGAGATCCTAGAATCCTTAACATGATCCATCACTTGGATGTCAAAAACATTGATGCTCGGTATTTCTGGCTACTCCTCTGCCTTGACCTGCGTAACATCGAGAGCGCCACTTTGAGTAACGGGGAGACGATGATCTTTGGGGCCCGTGACGGCCTCGCTGATTTCGAAAACATGGCCTCGCTTTTGGCTGGACGTATAACTCCTAAGCCTAGACTGAAAACGGGTAAGCTTGTACATAATCACAAGAATGACAGGGTCTAATAGTACACATAGTATCTTACGATATCAGGAGCCCAGACCCGCGTGTTTTGTCtttggatgagatcaaacTATTCCACCACCCCAGCCTTACGTCCTTGCGCCTCCATAAAGTTAGACTAGATCTTTATGCCCCTGATTTAGTTCAGCCTCTTCCATTTGAGAATCTAGAGTCCCTCCACCTAGAAGTTTACAATTATACTGACAAGATTCTGGAAAGACTCTTGCGAAATGCAAATAAACTCAAGCGCTTCGAGTTTCACCACCCTATGAATGAATCAGACCGAGATACTCCGAACTTCCCACGACTTCTAAGAACATGCCGAGACACTATCAAGGTCATAGAGCTCTACTGGGACTGTCGCCGCCCGGCCTTCGAGGACAAGCCCATGAAATTCGCCAACTTCACATCTCTTCAATATATCGCTGCCCCACCAAAAGTTCTGTTTGGGGCTTATCCCTACGAACGCGATATTGAGTGGTTGCCCAAGCTCAGGGAGCACCTACCGCCAAGCTTGAAGGTGCTGTTCTTGCAAGAGATTGAAATCTATGAAAAGACCCTGCTATTGCCCCCAGGTCAACAACTTACCGATGACTATGACCCATGGTGGTATTTGATGCCTGCCGATTATGACATGGTTAAAACTCTGCTCGATTATGAGGCATTGTTTCCAGCGCTTTCTATTATTGCGTGGACGTCACCAGTAGGCACAGAACCGCCGTGGCAACTCGATGAGCCTGCCGTCAAAATCGGTATCGAGCTTAAGTGCGCGAAAACCAGGATACAGTTGGAACCAGACGAAGAGTGGCTTGATGAGCTCGAAAGAAACCCAGCGACGGTGTACTCAGATACTGCT
This DNA window, taken from Fusarium fujikuroi IMI 58289 draft genome, chromosome FFUJ_chr11, encodes the following:
- a CDS encoding related to guanine deaminase, which gives rise to MPSVVVFRGAAIHSIDLQTLEFVDDATLIITDGLITGFWKNSADVPNDAFPSDAKIHSLPHGEFLIPGFVDTHNHAPQWPMRGLGQGLHILDWLDQVTFPFEARFSDPEYAKKMYEHTVQDFLRQGITTASYYGSRHAEATRILADICHAKGQRAFVGKCNMDRNAPDYLREESAEDSIRETKECIAHIRALRSAGEGQEGLVKPVVTPRFAICCTDELLRGLGDMVQADDTLAMQTHFNEAQQEIDFTKELFPQFKGSEADLYESYGLLNKRSILAHCTIMTDYEKERLEALKCGIAHCPIANMTVGGGFMVAPIRDFLRRGIKCGLGTDSGGGWASQMLSVIRQAMIASNAREVMSKGDDKALSLEEVFYLATMGGANVLCLEDKIGNFEVGKEFDAIWVATTTGLQSAMTPREEEDSLRGLFEKYVMTGDDRNVAQVFVKGRRVAGSREYD